A single window of Arcobacter venerupis DNA harbors:
- a CDS encoding valine--tRNA ligase — MSEKYEPSQVEDSFYKIWEDRGYFEIDGNKSIQESDANGKQKTFSIMMPPPNVTGSLHIGHALTFTLQDIITRYKRMDGFKTLWQPGTDHAGIATQNVVEKQLLAEGTTKEEIGREKFLERAWLQKETSGGNIVHQMRKLGVTPAWKRERFTMDEGLKEAVKEAFISLYNEGHITQNNYMVNWCTHDGALSDIEVEHEEVNGKFYHMIYKFADGSGELQVATTRPETYFGDTAIMVHPDDERYKSIVGKEVLLPLTERKIKVITDSHVDMEFGTGVVKVTPAHDQNDYEVGKRHNLEFIKVFDEKGILNEYCGEFAGLERLEARPIIVAKLQTEGYIVKIEEHIHQVGHCYRCKNIVEPFISQQWFLSSEMAQESIRKTKETTKERAQTGEHNGTLFHPAHWINSYTAWMDELRPWCISRQLWWGHRIPVFTCDDCGHQWADKADEPEKCPKCGGKHYTQDPDVLDTWFSSALWAMSPLGWGNNGKLEELYNSTDEEDFYPNSLLITGFDIMFFWVARMMMMGEHFKKQLPFEDIYMHALVRDEHGAKMSKSKGNVIDPLDMVNEHSADIIRFTLAYLCVQGRDIKLGAKNLEQFRNFTNKLYNASNFLQLNVETFPDLKDIKIETPLGLYMQSKLSDAVDELRNALETYKFNESASILYKFVWNEFCDWGIEYAKASKDSVIELGAIFKETLKMVSPFMPFISDYLYHKLSGTTLEDGDSLMIMNFPKEIAKNQEIEDMFAIIEEAITAIRRAKVIIDMGNSKIAKAYIKINVNIDNEMAKPFIEKLAKVENIEFVTAKVENSITDVSDNLEVYIPRGEIDMAPIISKLTKQQEKLEKEIAKLAGMLNNERFVANAPANVLEENRAGLASAEDKLAKVVAELKSLS, encoded by the coding sequence ATGAGCGAAAAATACGAACCATCACAAGTAGAAGATAGTTTTTATAAGATTTGGGAAGATAGAGGTTATTTTGAAATAGATGGAAATAAGTCTATTCAAGAATCAGATGCAAACGGAAAACAAAAAACATTTTCAATCATGATGCCACCACCAAATGTAACAGGAAGCTTACATATTGGTCATGCCTTGACATTTACATTACAAGATATTATTACAAGATATAAAAGAATGGATGGGTTTAAAACTCTTTGGCAACCAGGAACAGACCACGCAGGAATTGCAACTCAAAATGTTGTTGAAAAACAATTATTAGCAGAAGGTACAACAAAAGAAGAAATCGGAAGAGAAAAATTCCTAGAACGTGCTTGGCTTCAAAAAGAAACATCTGGTGGAAATATAGTTCACCAAATGAGAAAATTAGGTGTTACACCTGCTTGGAAAAGAGAAAGATTTACAATGGATGAGGGATTAAAAGAGGCTGTAAAAGAAGCTTTTATCTCTTTATACAACGAAGGTCATATCACTCAAAATAACTACATGGTAAACTGGTGTACACACGATGGAGCTTTATCAGATATCGAAGTTGAACATGAAGAAGTAAATGGTAAGTTTTATCATATGATTTATAAATTTGCAGATGGAAGTGGTGAACTTCAAGTTGCAACTACTAGACCTGAAACATATTTTGGGGATACAGCTATTATGGTTCATCCTGACGATGAAAGATATAAATCAATCGTTGGAAAAGAAGTATTATTACCACTAACTGAGCGAAAAATCAAAGTTATTACAGATTCACATGTTGATATGGAATTTGGAACAGGTGTAGTAAAAGTAACTCCTGCACATGACCAAAACGACTACGAAGTTGGAAAAAGACACAATTTAGAATTCATCAAAGTATTTGATGAAAAAGGTATTTTAAACGAATATTGTGGAGAGTTTGCTGGACTTGAAAGACTTGAAGCAAGACCAATTATTGTTGCAAAACTTCAAACTGAGGGATATATTGTAAAAATCGAAGAGCATATTCACCAAGTAGGGCATTGTTATAGATGTAAAAATATTGTTGAACCATTTATTTCTCAACAATGGTTTTTAAGTTCTGAAATGGCACAAGAGTCTATTAGAAAAACTAAAGAGACTACAAAAGAAAGAGCTCAAACTGGCGAGCATAATGGAACACTTTTCCACCCAGCACATTGGATAAATTCATATACAGCTTGGATGGATGAGTTAAGACCTTGGTGTATTTCAAGACAACTTTGGTGGGGACATAGAATTCCTGTATTTACTTGTGATGATTGTGGACATCAATGGGCAGACAAAGCTGATGAACCAGAGAAGTGTCCAAAATGTGGAGGAAAACACTATACACAAGACCCAGATGTTTTAGATACTTGGTTCTCATCTGCTTTATGGGCAATGTCACCATTAGGTTGGGGAAATAATGGAAAATTAGAAGAGTTATATAACTCAACAGATGAAGAAGATTTTTATCCAAATTCTTTATTAATCACTGGTTTTGATATTATGTTCTTCTGGGTAGCTAGAATGATGATGATGGGTGAACATTTCAAAAAACAATTACCATTTGAAGATATTTATATGCATGCACTTGTAAGAGATGAACATGGTGCAAAAATGTCAAAATCAAAAGGAAATGTAATTGACCCACTTGACATGGTAAATGAGCATTCTGCTGATATTATTAGATTTACTTTAGCATATTTATGTGTTCAAGGAAGAGATATAAAACTTGGAGCTAAAAACCTAGAGCAATTTAGAAACTTTACAAATAAACTTTATAATGCAAGTAATTTCTTACAGTTAAATGTGGAAACTTTCCCTGATTTAAAAGATATAAAAATCGAAACACCACTTGGACTTTATATGCAAAGTAAATTAAGTGATGCAGTTGACGAACTTAGAAATGCACTTGAAACTTATAAATTTAATGAATCAGCGAGTATTTTATACAAATTCGTATGGAATGAATTCTGCGACTGGGGAATCGAGTATGCAAAAGCTAGTAAAGATTCAGTAATCGAACTTGGAGCAATTTTCAAAGAAACTTTAAAAATGGTAAGTCCATTTATGCCATTTATTTCTGATTATTTATATCACAAATTAAGTGGAACAACACTTGAAGATGGTGATTCATTGATGATTATGAATTTCCCAAAAGAAATAGCAAAAAATCAAGAAATCGAAGATATGTTTGCAATTATTGAAGAAGCAATTACAGCAATCAGAAGAGCAAAAGTTATCATAGATATGGGTAACTCAAAAATCGCAAAAGCATATATAAAAATCAATGTAAATATTGATAACGAAATGGCGAAACCATTTATTGAAAAATTAGCAAAAGTAGAAAACATCGAGTTTGTAACTGCAAAAGTAGAGAACTCAATCACAGATGTAAGTGATAATTTAGAAGTTTATATTCCAAGAGGTGAAATAGATATGGCACCAATTATTTCTAAACTTACTAAACAACAAGAAAAATTAGAAAAAGAGATAGCAAAATTAGCTGGAATGTTAAATAATGAAAGATTTGTAGCAAATGCACCAGCAAATGTTTTAGAAGAAAATAGAGCAGGGTTGGCATCGGCTGAAGATAAATTGGCTAAGGTTGTGGCTGAACTTAAATCTTTGAGTTAA
- a CDS encoding HNH endonuclease produces the protein MSRKKFIESCGATCSNWNWSWSFINKEKKQIIFGVWTINIEDIYWKIFSSTWIKNEKGQKSKGFNQSKEHIRLIEEENYELYVFKMFHDSNNKTEIIKISKFEANLIQKRLMKKEDSWYAVDINELSLAEEIFDNENRFFEGAKETVTVNKYERNLDARNRCIEIHGYFCKVCGFDFEKFYGTYGAKYIHVHHLIPLYEIQKEYKVCPEKDLIPVCANCHAMIHRGRGTISIEELKAHINKEYNIFFSPVPIVLDGNTH, from the coding sequence ATGAGCCGTAAAAAATTTATTGAAAGTTGTGGAGCAACATGTTCTAATTGGAATTGGAGTTGGTCATTTATTAACAAAGAAAAAAAACAGATAATTTTTGGTGTGTGGACAATTAATATTGAAGATATTTATTGGAAAATATTTAGCTCAACATGGATAAAGAATGAAAAAGGACAAAAAAGTAAAGGATTCAATCAATCAAAAGAACATATAAGACTCATTGAAGAAGAAAATTATGAACTGTATGTATTTAAAATGTTTCATGATTCTAATAACAAAACTGAAATTATAAAGATTAGTAAATTTGAAGCAAATTTGATACAAAAAAGACTTATGAAAAAAGAAGATTCTTGGTATGCAGTTGATATTAATGAACTCTCATTAGCAGAAGAAATATTTGATAATGAAAATCGTTTTTTTGAAGGAGCAAAAGAAACTGTAACTGTTAATAAATATGAACGCAATTTAGACGCAAGAAATAGATGTATAGAAATACATGGCTATTTTTGTAAGGTATGTGGTTTTGATTTTGAAAAATTTTATGGAACATATGGTGCTAAATATATTCATGTTCATCATCTTATCCCTTTATATGAAATTCAAAAAGAGTATAAAGTTTGTCCAGAAAAAGATTTAATACCTGTTTGTGCTAATTGTCATGCTATGATTCATAGAGGGAGAGGAACAATATCTATTGAAGAGCTAAAAGCACATATAAATAAAGAGTATAATATCTTTTTTTCTCCCGTTCCTATCGTCCTCGATGGGAATACACACTAA
- a CDS encoding NIPSNAP family protein produces the protein MITCYLNYIIDANKIKEFEYYAKLWIPLVNKFGGTHHGYFLPSEGKNNVALALFTFPSFATYEKYRNESFEDKECIEAFKYAEDTKCIISYERSFFRPVFS, from the coding sequence TTGATAACATGTTATTTAAATTATATAATTGATGCAAATAAAATAAAAGAGTTTGAATATTACGCCAAATTATGGATACCTTTAGTAAATAAGTTTGGAGGAACTCACCATGGTTATTTTCTTCCATCAGAGGGAAAAAACAATGTTGCTTTAGCTTTGTTTACATTTCCAAGTTTTGCAACTTATGAAAAATATCGAAATGAATCTTTTGAAGATAAAGAGTGCATAGAAGCATTCAAATATGCAGAAGATACAAAATGTATCATAAGTTATGAGAGAAGTTTTTTTAGACCAGTTTTTAGTTAA